CTCCATTTTTAATTCTTTTATTTACTTGTGTCATATCCTTTTTAAAGTCCGATAATTTAATTTTAAATTATATCTTTTTGTTTGCACCTGGTAAATTAATCTTATATTTAATAATGAGCAATCTTATGCATAAACTTGCTGTAAATAGTAAAATTGTTGTTGAAATCTTCATAAAATGAAGATCTTTTATCATTATATGATATAGCATTCCTGTTCCAAAAGCCAATACAGCATATATATCTTCCCTAAGCACTGCTGGAACTTCACTTACCAGCATATCTCTTATCACTCCCCCACCGGCTCCGGTCAATGTTGCCAGAATTGCAGTAGTTATAAGATTCTGATTCAATCCTATTCCTTTTTCTGCTCCTATTATTGCAAAGGCAGAAAGTCCAAGTGAATCAAAGATAAGATTGGCTACATATATAATTCTGTATCTTCGTCCATTTTTTCTTTTGGATTTTTTAATTGATCTTCTGAACTTTTTCATAAATACGTATAATATAGCAGTTGTAATAATTGATATATACAATCCTTCCGGATTGATAAGGGTTGCTGGAACTTCATTTAACAGTATATCTCTTATAATTCCTCCGCCACATGCAGTCATTGTTGCAAGAAGTGTCATTCCAAAAATATCCAGCTTATATTTTATTCCCTTTAAAGCTCCTGATGCAGCAAAAGCTATAGTTCCAAGATAGTTACATATAATTAAAAAAACTTCAAATTCTGAATACATTTTCCCTCTCTTTTCATAGTTTATATAATTCCTGAATTAATTCCTGCGGAAGTTTTCTCCGTAATTTCCATAAAATGGTCATAGGCTTGTCCCCAAAACTTCTGTAATAATCAGCCTGTCCCAAATATATAAAAGGATTAGTCTTATTTCCATTCATAAATGCATATTTTCTTGCAAATATATGAACTTTCATATTTTTTTCCCTATGCTTTATAAACATCTGCCCAACGCTGGATGAATGGTAAGTCTTAGGCTGACTTATCCATTGTATTATTTCATCTGAATGCAGAGAATTGTCATATTTTAAGTTTTCCTGCATAATATGGGATTTATCATTTGTAATAAAAAGACATATATCCTTTTCAGTATTTGCATAACCTGCACGCCATGTCCCTTTTGGAACTTTGGAATCAAGAAGAATCTGCAGATCAATACGTTTATATTCCTTATGAGTTATTAATACATTATCATTAAACTCTTCAATATCATTTTTCCTGAATTCATTTAGTCCAAGGTTTATTAAATCATTTAACCTTTTCTCAAAATTCTTATCTTCTTCGTAAAAAATATCTTCATATTTTTTTGAAATTTTATATCCATATAAATCAGCTTCAAGAATTTCATCTTCAATAAGTTCATTAAAAATTCTTTCCGGTAAATAAAAATTTTTAAATTTATCTTTTATTGAAAAATACTTTTTGTATTCGGATAATAAAATTTCAGAATTTATATATTTATTTCTTAAATTTTGGCCTTCATATTTCGATTTTAA
This portion of the Leptotrichia sp. oral taxon 215 str. W9775 genome encodes:
- a CDS encoding trimeric intracellular cation channel family protein, producing the protein MYSEFEVFLIICNYLGTIAFAASGALKGIKYKLDIFGMTLLATMTACGGGIIRDILLNEVPATLINPEGLYISIITTAILYVFMKKFRRSIKKSKRKNGRRYRIIYVANLIFDSLGLSAFAIIGAEKGIGLNQNLITTAILATLTGAGGGVIRDMLVSEVPAVLREDIYAVLAFGTGMLYHIMIKDLHFMKISTTILLFTASLCIRLLIIKYKINLPGANKKI